Part of the candidate division KSB1 bacterium genome is shown below.
AATCATTTAAAACCAATGCACATTTTTAAATTACCACACCTTGGAACCTCATGGAAAAATATTCAGTGAGGTCCCTGATGAGTCAAATCAGGCGACTCTTTTGGCCCAAGAAATTGCATCGTTCAAACAATGCTAATTTACGCCCTGCTTGCTCATTGCTCATAATTCAGCATCGCCTCAAAGCTCAAGTTGAACTTCCCCATGGATCTGAGGCAAGACAAGATCTTTCAATGCTTCATCAATTACAATTCAGCTTATTGCAATTGCATCGGCGCGACAACTAATTTCTAACTTAAGCTGATAAATTTTACTATCCAGAATGCGCTATGGGATGATTTATCAAGTTTCAAAAATGAACAAAATGATCATTAGTAATTAGCCACACAAGCGGTCAAAATGTCTTGTTTGGCTATTCGGATCTGGTTTGCAGGAAGTCCTTCAGGCAACGCATCCGTTATTAACCAGATCGGCCATTACAAGACGATGAATTTCAAGCCAAGCTAAAAAAAGCAAATCATAGATCATTGCATTTCTCATTAGGCTTGCCTAACGAAAATTGAACATCCATCATTCTTAGTTATTATCAAAGCACACGCCGGATATATGCGTTCACCTGCTGGGATCGACTGATGATCCGATCGTAACCGGCGATCCCCAAAAAACAAAGGATCATTAATCCCAAACTACCAACGATCCCAGCAGCTTCATCTGACCACCCTAAAACAGAAAGCCATGAGCTCCCCAAGAAATAGCCGATAATTAAAGCAAACACGGGCAACAGAAATACGATAGCCGAATATTTTACCACCTGCTTGGGATTTATCTCCACTTCAACATTATCCCCAGGCCGAGCGCCTAATCGATTCAAGGCTACTATTTCAAAGCGCCCCTCGCCAAAGGACTTGCATGCGGTGCACCCAGCACATTGTTCACCCTTGATCATCATCACCCAGGCCAAATCGCGCTCTACCCTCATAACGATGCCATTTTCTAACATAATTTATCCCAATTACCCCAAATTTTCATGTTCAAAGCTGACAGATAAAGAAACAAGCATCTGGAAAATAGATTAAACCCTGATGGATTTATTTTTCGTTTTTCTAATATTTTTAGAAGAACTTTCATCATTGCCAACCAATTGTTACCATGCCAAGCGATTCTAAAGCTCATGAATTAGATTTTTTATTTTAAACGAACAATTGTCTTTTGAGTTCAACCAGAAATAAAAAAGCCCTTAGTGATACTACTAAGGGCTTAGCGATTTTTTGCCAAAAATTATCCGAGGTATTTCCTTAATGGTTCTAACCGAGATCGATGGCGCAATCGCCGAAGGGCTTTTTCTTTGATCTGTCGCACCCGTTCCCGGGTCAGCCGAAAATGTTCGCCGATCTCTTCCAGCGTCAATGGACGATCGCCCTCAAGACCAAAATAGAGCCGAATAATCTCAGCTTCCCTCGGTTTCAAGGTCGACAAGATTTTATCTATTTCGACCTGCAGCGACTCTTTCATCAAGGTGCTGTCCGGCGGACTATATCGGTCGCTTTCAATCACATCGAGCAAACTATTACCGTCTTCTTCTTTGAACGGCTCATCCAGAGATAGATGCCGTGCTGAGGTTTTCAATACATCGGCCACCTCGAAGGTCGACATCTCCATTTTCATTGCGACTTCATCCATGCTGGGTTCACGGCCAAAGGCTTTCTCCAGCGATTCCAGGGCACGACCGATCTTATTAATAGCCCCCACTCGGTTCAAAGGCAAACGAACCACTCGGGACTGTTCTGCCAGCGCTTGCAGGATGGACTGCCGGATCCACCACACCGCATAGGAAATGAATTTAAAACCCCTGGTCTCGTCAAAGCGTTGTGCCGCCTTGATGAGCCCAAGATTGCCTTCGCTGATCAGATCCTGCAATGGCAAGCCCTGTCCCTGATATTCCTTCGCTACACTAATGACAAAACGCAAATTGGCTTTCACCAATTTATCAAGAGCCTCCTCATCACCTCGGCGAATTCTCCTGGCAAGTTCGATCTCTTCCTCTGGCCGTAATGGCGAGAATCCACCGATCTCCTCAAGATATTTTTCGATAGATTGTTTCGTTCGAGATCCTACCACTTTCTTCTTCTTAGCCATACAACTACCAACAAATTCAAATCTTAGTTAGAATACAATACAGACGAACAAATCCCATTACAGAAAAACTTTTGCTATAAAATTGTTATTTCAGTTAATTGTCAAAACCCTTTTGACCTGATATCTAAAGGAAAAAACGGACGGTCCATTGAAGGAAACAAATGAAGATCAGAATCAGACTCAAATCAACATCTTTCACGAACTTTATCTCCAGCCCAGTCGATGCTACATTAAATTTCCCAGTGTTGTCAAGTTTTTTCTAATATTTTTTTTACCCGCCGAATCGCCTTATCATGTTTTAAGCGTTTTCGTTGACTCGGCTTTAAAAAATAGCTGTTCTTTCGATAATCCCGCAAAACTCCAGCTTGTTGACATTTCTTCTTAAAACGAGTGATGGCGCGATCTATGGGTTCTTTCTCACCAACGATCACTTTGATCATGTTAGATCACATCCTTTCTCTCCTTCTCTTTTTGTGCTCTATGAAATTTTCATTCGGGATTTATACTAAAGCTCAGTTTTAAAGTTCCTCACGTTTTAAAATATTTTTATACCTGCAGCTATTTTTAACCATATTTTTTTATCATTGACATTTTTGAAATATTCGAGACCGAATAGGTTGGGGGAATCAATCTGATTGCTGTTTTAGTGAGCGAATAACAAGAAACCAAATCCGCCTCTTTTTTTGAAGATTAATATTGAATATCCGATCCCGATCCTGTATCGATTCCAAAATTAATATACTAAATAAATCTCCAGAAGTCAAGCGAATGATTTGAAATTTTGTATTTTTTTCTGGCTTTTTAAGCTTTTTTTTTGATCTTCGGCAAAAAAACTGAAAAAGTGGAGCCAAAATTAACCTTGCTTTGCACTTCGATGCGACCGCCGTGTTCTTCTACGATCTGTTGGGCAATCGACAGACCCAGGCCAGTGCCTGTCGGCTTCGTCGAAAAATAAAAATCGAAAATTTGTCCCAGTAGCTCTTGCGGAATTCCTTTTCCAGTATCATGAAAATTGATCACTAACCATTCCAATTGTTCATCAGGCTCTTTTGAGACGAAAGTTTGCAATTCGACCGTAATCACCCCTCCACCTGGCATCGCCTGGATTGCATTGACCAAGATATTTAAAAATACCTGACGCATCTTTTGTTCATCGATGAAAAGCAATGTATCATCGCTCCGGTATTGACGATTTATTCGAATACCATTTTGCAACGCCTCAGCCTGAAGGGAGATGATGGTTTCGTCGAGCAATTGATCCACTCGAACCATTTTGCGATCCAATTTTCGGGTTTTAGAGATCATTAGAAAATTATTCACCAAGTCATCAACCCGTTGAATTTCGCTGGCAACGATGCAAAGATAGTGGCGCAATTTCGATAATTTTGGCGCTGGTCGATTGAGCTCCCGCTCCATGACCTGCATGTTTACAACCATAGCATTCAATGGATTGCGAATCTCGTGCGAAAGCACAGAGGCCAATCGACTCAGCGTCTCGAGCCGTTCACTGCGTTTTAATCGTTCCTGGAACAAAGTCAATTTCTCCGCCATCTCATTGAAGCGGTCTGCTAACATCGAGATCTCATCCGCTCCAAGTGTAGGGATCCGATATTTGAGATCACCAGCTGAAAATTTATCAATCCCTGAAACCAATTGCTTTACTGGAGTGACGATCCTTCGGGTAAAAATATATGCGATCACCATCGAGAGCCCCACGCTTGTCCCCATAAACAAGAGAATCTGAAGCTTCATTTTATCAGCAACTGCAAATGCTTCGTGCAGCGGCTGCTGGATTACCACGCCCCACCCCAGTTCGGGCAACGCTTCATATGCAGCAATCATCTTCACCCCATCCCGATTTACATAGATCCTCTGACCTGATTTATTATTGTTGATATCAGTCAGTATATCAACCTCGCGGAAGCTTTCCTTTAAATAGACATTCCGGGGATCTGAATGGGCAATAAACCGTCCATTTTTCTCGAATACAAAAGCCTGACCAGATTTGCCCACCGCACTGCTATCCACCACTTCCCACATGTCTTTCAAATTCACCTGGGCCAGCAGGATCAGATCTTTCTCATCATAAAAACGAATGACTTCTGCCATGTCCATGACCGGCAACTGATATTCGGTCAGATAGACCTCAGACTGATAGCCATGTCCCTGTTTCACCTGGTGAATAAAATTCTCATGACAATATCGAAGCGAGTCCTCATTTGGAACTGTTGAAATAACGATCTTTCCTGTATCGTCCAAAATCTTGATAGTGCTAAACAGCGGAAAATTTGCCACCATCTCGTTGATCAATAGATCCTGAGCAAACCGAGTTTTGAGATTATTCAGGACATTGAATGCGTTGAACTCCAGGTTTTTCCTGGCGTTTTCAATCCTGGTTCTCGTGATCCGTGCAAAATTGCGCGCCAACTCGGTGTTCCGCTCCCGCACCGTCATTTCAACTGCATTTTGAACGGTGTGGATCAACACCAACCCGGTGATCAGTAGTGGAACCGAGGCCACCAAAATATGAGATATAAGCAATTTGGTAATAAATCTATGCTTGATTTTAATTCGCAATGGTCGCATAACGATGCTTTTGATATTCACTAGATCCTTGTTTTCCGATAACCCTATGCGCCAAATGCTTCCAGTTGCACTTTCATGAGCAAAATTCGGAAAAATACACCAAGCTGATTAGCAGATGTGTTTCTTTGATGACGATTGCACTGTTCATCTCAATCGACCAGTACATTTCGCAGTTCTCTCCACGAAATAAATCAACGTCAATACCTTGCATGATCAGTTGCATGCATCAATTGCCCGCGTTGCGAACTAATTGGGCAAATCGGATCGAAATTGGCGGCTTAAGGCAGAGTCATTTCCTGAATTCCCATTCCGCAAATGGCAACAATTTCCCTTTGGATTGAAAATTGGTGAATTTCTGCCGATTCACAAAATATCGATCCAACCATAAGAAGAATAAAAAGGCGCCAGGCTGATCGGAATTGATCTGTTTTAAGATCGCTTGGAGTAGCAATTTTCGAGAATTCTGATCCGGTTGGATGTGGTATAATGAGAACAAATGATCGATCTTGCGATTTCGATACCCAAAAATATTGTCACTATTCCTAGATCCGAAATAGGTCTCGATGCTCTCAATTGTCTCATCAAATATTAGGGTTGTCAGGAGCACATCGTAATTCTTTTCCATCAGAGATTTTTTAATTTCGCTCTTAAACATAGGTTTCCGGAGCACATCGATTCCCATTTTGTTCCAGGCAAGCTTGATACGCGTTGCTAATTGCTCTTCGATCGCTACCCCCTTTTCATAACCAAGGGTGATCCGAAATGGCACGCCAGCCTTATCCAGAATATCATCGCCATCTGTGTCAAACCAATTTTCTGATTGGAGTAATTGAATTGCTTTTTTGGGATTAAACTTGTATTCTTCAAGATCGGAAAGATGAAGCGACGATTCTCGAGAAAGCGGGCCATCGGCCAAATCGGCAGTTCGATTGAGAACTCTCTCAAGAATTGCGTGACGATCTATCAAATAAGTGAGCGCTTGTCTGATCACAGCACTTCTTAAAATGTTATGTTGATTATTGAAAACCAGCGTCTTTACTTCGTTTGGTCGTTTATAGCGAAAGTGAATGGCATAGGCGGTGGTTGATTTATGCACTTCCTCAGCAGTGCTGTAACTTTCCGTGATCGCAAAATCGATTTCCTCTTTGACAATCGCCCCAATTAGGCTGTTCTCTGAATCAAAAAATTGAAAAATCACTCGAGATGGATGATTCGAAGCTGCTGCCCCTGGATAATAAATCTTAAACATCACTGTTTGATCTGTCTCAGCGATTTTTACAACTTCCTGAGCGCTATTGGGCGTAAGCACTGGATAGTAATCATTCTGGATATATTGCTCAAGATCCGACGGATCTATTCTGCCAAGCAACTCCCCAACTACTAAATCCTGAGGCTTCGGCTGAATTTGATTTTGGGAGAGCGCACTTCTAACTCCAACGATTAGCCAACAGCAGAAAATCATCCTTAGGAGGAGACAAGCGGTCGATTTAGCGATTGTTTTATCCAAAATTATTTATGACCTTTCAGTGATCATGGTTAGCAAATAATATTCGATTTTTGTTCCTATTCGCCACAATTGATGGCGATTTCATAGAAGGATCGAACATCAACTGTACTGAAACGGCATCGCATTCTTGAGACAATGAACTCAATCAAAAGCCATTGGATTGCAATACAAGTCCGATTCCCATGTATATATTTGCATTGAAATGGACAAGGAATTTCTAGCACAATATCCCTTTCCATTATGAATGTTCCATTCGATATTATCTTATTTGCTCGCTATCGAAATCATCGCTTGAACAATTATTTTAATATTTTTATTTCAAAATAGCAAGCAAAAATTTAAAATCTAATTGATCATGTAAAAAAAGAGCAATAATCAAGAGTTAGAGTTAGCAAAAAAGTCTTGACATTCATCAAAAATATTTGTTAATTACATCAGAAAAAAATGAAGCACAAACAAGCAGGGGAGTGCTTTGTATGGACGCCTGCCGTCATGTCTCATGGTTTATGGGAGTTATGATTTTGCTTCAACTGGCATGCACCGAAGAACAGCCATTCTTCCCTCAAAACTTGCCGGGTAGGATCGTTGGAAGAGTAAGGCCAGAAAGCATTCGCGCTGTGATTGAGCTTTATCAGGGACAATTGATCCGAACCACTACTTGTGACTCCTCAGGTTTCTTTACATTAGACAGTTTAGCCCCTGGCATTTATAATTTGGAAATCTCTGCCCAAAATTATGGTAGACAATTCATCAACCAATTGACAGTTCATTCTGGTCAGACCACTACCATCCCTGATGTCGAACTCCGACCCTATCCCGAACAGATCTCATCCTTTATTCCAGTGTCTGGCGCCACAAATTTCCCATTAACAGCACCGATACAGATCCAATTTGCAACGTTAATGGATCACTCTTCCGTTGAGCAGAACTTTCGTCTTGAACCTGCGACACCGGGTCACTTCAGCTGGCAAATCGTGTTTGGGAACAGCCATCTTTCTTTTTTCCCAGATGATCAATTTCAATCGAAAACGGTTTATACATTCCTTCTTACCACCGAAGCGCGCACCAGTCATGGAAAAAATCTACCCTTTAATTTTACAAGCAACTTTACCACCGAGGGTGTGAGAGTCACCAGCACCATTCCAGAGAATGACGCTTCTTTTGTGTCACCGCAGACTGAGATTTTCATCAGTTTTAATTCCAGAATGGATCGGAGCAGCGTCGAGCAAAATTTCATAATACAACCGAACAAGCTGGGCAATTTCAAATGGCTGGATTCGCGCCGGTTTATTTTTCAGCCAGGCAGTTACTTGGCAAGCAATACGCAATATATTGTCATTGTGGGAAGTGAAGCCAGGGATGTATTTGGAAATTTTTTGCAACAGCAGAGCGCAACAGCCTTTAGAACCGAGCCATTGAAAATCAGCTATAACTTTCCAGAAAACGGTGCCACAGGAGTAAGTCGCTCCGGTCCGATTGTCATTGGTTTCAACACGCTGGTCGATCAAAACTCAGTTCAACAGGCCTTCACTTTATCACCAACAATTGAAGGGTGGGATTTCCAGTGGAGTGATTTATCACGCTTCCAATATTCAGGCACTGCTCGATTGCAACCAAACACATTCTATATGGTAACGATCGATACGACTTGTACCGATGCCTGGAGAAATCGTTTGCCATCCAATTATAGTTTCGTATTCAAAACCGGCTATTAAAATTTGATATACTCTCGATAGATACCGGCACGCTCTGGGTCTAATTTGATCAATTTCTCAAATATCTCAGTTTCCTCAGATGTCTTGAATAATTCAACGATTTCGATGTGATGAGCTTCTAAAAATTTTGTGCATCTTTTGTATTTCGGATCTTCGACCTTTTGTATTTCTTCTAACATATTAATTGCTTCTCGGATGTAGGTTCTGGCCTTGGCAGGATCTTCTTTGGAGAAATATAATCCGTAAAAATAAAAATCTTTCATCTCACGGTACTTTTTGGTCTTATCATTCATTAGATCGGTGATCAGTTCCACTCGAAGATCCCAGCCTTCTATAAATTGTCCCAGACCAAAACGAGCCTGTTCAGCAATTAATTTCGCTCTTTCAAAATAGGGGGTTCCCAAAAGATAACCAAATTTATCCATTTCTTCGGCGATGATAATGTTCATATAAAAATCTAATAAGCTGGTCAAAGAATCCCAATGATTATCAGAATGAACCGGGATTTCGCCCTTTTGATAAGCGAACCGACAACGGCGGTCGGCGTACTGGACATCGCTATTATTGCTGACTAAAATCTGTGCTTTGTATCGGTCCTGATAGCTGACACTGATATCTTGCAATACAAGCGACCAGCTAATTTTTAGCTCCCCGACAAACTCATCCTTGGTCCATTTGTAATTATTAAGATAATCCTCCAAAACCTGTTTAAAGTTTTGGAGCTTATTTCGATTTTCGTCAGGGAGGGCGTTCAATTCTAAATCAACTGTCACTATGATCCGTTGAGAAAGCAGCTCGAACGGCAGAATCGAAAGAAAAAGAAAAAACAAAATTGTTAAAAGGGAATTTAAGAAGCGATTTTTCATTTTTACTTTAAAATTGTGCTGGTAGTTAATCATCGTTGATTTCCTTCCGATCATAATTATGCTCAAGAATAGCATCCACAGAGTGATCGTATTAGTTCTGATTCAATCAAAAGATATTGAATATTAACATCTGCTATTATGAAAGTCAAGCAAATAATTTCTCCTGCTCCCCAAAAACAGACTTTTGTCATTATTCAGTGCTTTCTATTATTCTTTTCCTCTACGGTAGATGCAAGCTTTGAATTAAAAGGCAGCAGCGCCAGAGTTCAAGGGCTAGGGTTAGCCTATGTAGGCCTTGCCAATACGCCAGAAGCTATTTTTATTAATAGCAGTGGTCTGGCCCAATTGAAAGGATTTGCTTCATCGATCTATTACACACGGCCATTTGGGTTGAAAGAACTAAACTATGGCTCTATTGTCGCCATGGCGGCTACACCTCCGGCCAATGTCGCTCTGGGCTGCCTTCATTTTGGTAATGAGCTTTACAGCGAACAGTCATTCATCCTTGCACTTGCTCGTCCTTTTCGCAATAACTTTTTCTATGGGATCAATCTACATTACATGAAACTACAAATTACTGGTTACGGTTCAGATTTTTCTTTGGCGTTTGATGGCGGTTTTCTGGCGAAGCTGAACGATCACCTTAGCTGGGGATTTTTTGCTACCAATATTACCCGCGCTCGCATGGGTGCTAGCAAAGATCAACTTCCTCAAACCATTTGTTCTGGCTTTAGCTATGTGCCATGCAATGATCTGGTGCTCAATATCGATATTTTTAAAGACGTCAATTTCCCGCTTGAACTTAGGCTGGGTATCGAATATCGGCTGCTAAATCGCTTGGCGTTGCGAACTGGAATCGTTAGTGAGCCAACCCAGTTTGCTTGTGGCATCGGTTTCTTTTTTTCTCGCTTCACAGTCGATTATGCAATGACCACTCATCAAATACTGGGCTTAAGCCATCATGTATCATTGCAGGTACAAACCAAATCGAAACCAGTATCTGTAACCCCTGTTGAGCCGTTAAAACCCAGCTCACAAAACGAGATTACAATTAAAATAAACATCAATACAGCCGATGAGAAGAGCTGGCAACAGTTACCTGGGATTGGGCCTAAATTGGCACGCCGGATTGTAGAGTACCGCCTTCAGGTTGGGCAATTTAATAGCATCGAAGAATTATCTCATGTGAAAGGTATTAGTAAATCGAAGTTGGAAAAACTAAAACCTTATCTTACGCTGGACCAAAATTGAAAGGTACTTCCTTTAAAAAATTAATCTACTGGCTTTGCTTGCTTTATCTTTCATGTTTAGCATCAGCGCACGCCCAGGAGACCAACCTCGAACCATGGTTGGAAAACTATTCCGCCTATTCCGATCCTGCCGATTTGCTTGAATTGCTAAAGGAATTTGAAAAGCGTCCAATTAATTTGAACGACGCCACAGAAGAGCAATTAGCTCGATTTCCTTTGCTGAATCCTATTCAAGCACGAGCAATCGTTCAGTATCGACATAAAATTGGAGCATTCCATTCCCTGACCGAACTTTCTCAGATCGATCTTATTGACCCTACTTTGGTGCCAATTTTATCAAAGTATTTGACGGTGGGATCTCAACGGATAGATCATCAATGGTCATTGAATTTGAAAAGCCGATTGAGCCGAAAAATTGGCGCTTCG
Proteins encoded:
- a CDS encoding DUF4835 family protein, producing the protein MINYQHNFKVKMKNRFLNSLLTILFFLFLSILPFELLSQRIIVTVDLELNALPDENRNKLQNFKQVLEDYLNNYKWTKDEFVGELKISWSLVLQDISVSYQDRYKAQILVSNNSDVQYADRRCRFAYQKGEIPVHSDNHWDSLTSLLDFYMNIIIAEEMDKFGYLLGTPYFERAKLIAEQARFGLGQFIEGWDLRVELITDLMNDKTKKYREMKDFYFYGLYFSKEDPAKARTYIREAINMLEEIQKVEDPKYKRCTKFLEAHHIEIVELFKTSEETEIFEKLIKLDPERAGIYREYIKF
- a CDS encoding ABC transporter substrate-binding protein; this encodes MDKTIAKSTACLLLRMIFCCWLIVGVRSALSQNQIQPKPQDLVVGELLGRIDPSDLEQYIQNDYYPVLTPNSAQEVVKIAETDQTVMFKIYYPGAAASNHPSRVIFQFFDSENSLIGAIVKEEIDFAITESYSTAEEVHKSTTAYAIHFRYKRPNEVKTLVFNNQHNILRSAVIRQALTYLIDRHAILERVLNRTADLADGPLSRESSLHLSDLEEYKFNPKKAIQLLQSENWFDTDGDDILDKAGVPFRITLGYEKGVAIEEQLATRIKLAWNKMGIDVLRKPMFKSEIKKSLMEKNYDVLLTTLIFDETIESIETYFGSRNSDNIFGYRNRKIDHLFSLYHIQPDQNSRKLLLQAILKQINSDQPGAFLFFLWLDRYFVNRQKFTNFQSKGKLLPFAEWEFRK
- a CDS encoding Ig-like domain-containing protein encodes the protein MDACRHVSWFMGVMILLQLACTEEQPFFPQNLPGRIVGRVRPESIRAVIELYQGQLIRTTTCDSSGFFTLDSLAPGIYNLEISAQNYGRQFINQLTVHSGQTTTIPDVELRPYPEQISSFIPVSGATNFPLTAPIQIQFATLMDHSSVEQNFRLEPATPGHFSWQIVFGNSHLSFFPDDQFQSKTVYTFLLTTEARTSHGKNLPFNFTSNFTTEGVRVTSTIPENDASFVSPQTEIFISFNSRMDRSSVEQNFIIQPNKLGNFKWLDSRRFIFQPGSYLASNTQYIVIVGSEARDVFGNFLQQQSATAFRTEPLKISYNFPENGATGVSRSGPIVIGFNTLVDQNSVQQAFTLSPTIEGWDFQWSDLSRFQYSGTARLQPNTFYMVTIDTTCTDAWRNRLPSNYSFVFKTGY
- the rpsU gene encoding 30S ribosomal protein S21; its protein translation is MIKVIVGEKEPIDRAITRFKKKCQQAGVLRDYRKNSYFLKPSQRKRLKHDKAIRRVKKILEKT
- a CDS encoding helix-hairpin-helix domain-containing protein, with amino-acid sequence MKVKQIISPAPQKQTFVIIQCFLLFFSSTVDASFELKGSSARVQGLGLAYVGLANTPEAIFINSSGLAQLKGFASSIYYTRPFGLKELNYGSIVAMAATPPANVALGCLHFGNELYSEQSFILALARPFRNNFFYGINLHYMKLQITGYGSDFSLAFDGGFLAKLNDHLSWGFFATNITRARMGASKDQLPQTICSGFSYVPCNDLVLNIDIFKDVNFPLELRLGIEYRLLNRLALRTGIVSEPTQFACGIGFFFSRFTVDYAMTTHQILGLSHHVSLQVQTKSKPVSVTPVEPLKPSSQNEITIKININTADEKSWQQLPGIGPKLARRIVEYRLQVGQFNSIEELSHVKGISKSKLEKLKPYLTLDQN
- a CDS encoding RNA polymerase sigma factor RpoD/SigA, producing MAKKKKVVGSRTKQSIEKYLEEIGGFSPLRPEEEIELARRIRRGDEEALDKLVKANLRFVISVAKEYQGQGLPLQDLISEGNLGLIKAAQRFDETRGFKFISYAVWWIRQSILQALAEQSRVVRLPLNRVGAINKIGRALESLEKAFGREPSMDEVAMKMEMSTFEVADVLKTSARHLSLDEPFKEEDGNSLLDVIESDRYSPPDSTLMKESLQVEIDKILSTLKPREAEIIRLYFGLEGDRPLTLEEIGEHFRLTRERVRQIKEKALRRLRHRSRLEPLRKYLG
- a CDS encoding SoxR reducing system RseC family protein, with translation MLENGIVMRVERDLAWVMMIKGEQCAGCTACKSFGEGRFEIVALNRLGARPGDNVEVEINPKQVVKYSAIVFLLPVFALIIGYFLGSSWLSVLGWSDEAAGIVGSLGLMILCFLGIAGYDRIISRSQQVNAYIRRVL
- a CDS encoding ATP-binding protein, whose product is MNIKSIVMRPLRIKIKHRFITKLLISHILVASVPLLITGLVLIHTVQNAVEMTVRERNTELARNFARITRTRIENARKNLEFNAFNVLNNLKTRFAQDLLINEMVANFPLFSTIKILDDTGKIVISTVPNEDSLRYCHENFIHQVKQGHGYQSEVYLTEYQLPVMDMAEVIRFYDEKDLILLAQVNLKDMWEVVDSSAVGKSGQAFVFEKNGRFIAHSDPRNVYLKESFREVDILTDINNNKSGQRIYVNRDGVKMIAAYEALPELGWGVVIQQPLHEAFAVADKMKLQILLFMGTSVGLSMVIAYIFTRRIVTPVKQLVSGIDKFSAGDLKYRIPTLGADEISMLADRFNEMAEKLTLFQERLKRSERLETLSRLASVLSHEIRNPLNAMVVNMQVMERELNRPAPKLSKLRHYLCIVASEIQRVDDLVNNFLMISKTRKLDRKMVRVDQLLDETIISLQAEALQNGIRINRQYRSDDTLLFIDEQKMRQVFLNILVNAIQAMPGGGVITVELQTFVSKEPDEQLEWLVINFHDTGKGIPQELLGQIFDFYFSTKPTGTGLGLSIAQQIVEEHGGRIEVQSKVNFGSTFSVFLPKIKKKA